One Acidobacteriota bacterium genomic window carries:
- a CDS encoding polysaccharide deacetylase family protein, with protein sequence MRNGIHHRVLLVLAAFFIIGFLPLTPLKGAGTVKSSDHEVLIFDYHRFNTFRSDSMTVRLSVFKFQLQYLAEHGYHFIPLARYVAYKEGKAPPPPPLSVVITMDDGHESVYTEALPLVEKYRIPVTLFIYPSAISNASYAMTWQQLRALKATGLFDIQSHTYWHPNFKIEKRRMTPAQYNKFVDLQLRHSRDVLDRKLGIQVSMLAWPFGIYDQKLTREASESGYLAAFALDGRHAGDADNIMEISRYLVTDRDSGRVFEDILKGTPARH encoded by the coding sequence ATGAGAAACGGCATCCACCACAGGGTTTTACTGGTCTTGGCAGCATTCTTCATCATCGGATTTCTTCCCTTAACTCCCTTGAAGGGCGCAGGCACCGTCAAGAGTTCCGACCACGAAGTTCTGATTTTTGACTACCACAGGTTTAACACGTTTCGATCCGACAGCATGACAGTGAGGCTTTCTGTTTTCAAGTTCCAGCTTCAATATCTGGCGGAGCACGGTTATCATTTCATTCCTCTCGCTCGCTATGTAGCGTACAAAGAGGGCAAGGCCCCTCCACCGCCTCCCCTTTCAGTGGTCATTACCATGGACGACGGCCACGAATCTGTTTACACAGAAGCCCTCCCGCTTGTTGAAAAATATCGGATTCCTGTGACCCTGTTCATCTATCCCTCAGCTATTTCGAACGCGTCATACGCCATGACCTGGCAGCAGTTGCGTGCGCTCAAGGCTACCGGACTTTTTGACATTCAATCTCACACCTACTGGCACCCCAACTTCAAAATCGAAAAGAGGCGAATGACGCCAGCCCAGTACAACAAATTTGTAGATCTCCAGCTTCGCCACTCCAGGGACGTTCTTGACCGGAAGCTTGGAATCCAAGTTTCAATGCTGGCCTGGCCGTTTGGAATCTATGATCAGAAACTCACACGGGAAGCATCCGAATCAGGATACCTCGCAGCATTTGCACTCGACGGAAGGCACGCAGGCGATGCCGACAACATCATGGAAATCTCGCGCTATCTGGTCACTGACAGGGACAGCGGACGCGTCTTTGAAGATATTCTCAAAGGCACACCTGCTCGGCATTAG
- a CDS encoding LemA family protein, whose amino-acid sequence MKKGWLVLIAVALVVLIFGGMYVSSRNSMVRKNEAIKSDWAQVSVVLERRADLIPNLVATVKGVAAQEVTVFTAVANARANLMNAQTPKDKIAANQQLDGALAKVLALTENYPQLRSNESFLKLQDELAGTENRIAVERRRYDDAIQDYNAYIGQFPNNIFAGWAGFQRNDAYFAATPAAQQPPKVEFPAARE is encoded by the coding sequence ATGAAAAAAGGCTGGCTTGTGCTGATCGCAGTGGCGCTGGTTGTTCTGATTTTTGGCGGCATGTACGTCAGCTCGCGAAACAGCATGGTGCGGAAGAATGAGGCAATTAAATCAGACTGGGCGCAGGTGTCAGTGGTACTCGAGCGCCGGGCTGACTTGATTCCAAATCTTGTGGCGACGGTGAAGGGCGTGGCGGCGCAGGAAGTCACCGTATTTACGGCGGTGGCCAACGCGCGGGCAAATCTGATGAACGCCCAGACTCCCAAAGACAAAATCGCAGCAAACCAGCAACTGGACGGAGCGCTGGCGAAAGTGCTGGCGCTGACCGAAAATTATCCCCAGCTGCGGTCGAATGAAAGCTTTTTGAAGCTGCAGGATGAGCTGGCAGGAACGGAAAACCGCATTGCCGTGGAGCGGCGCCGCTACGACGATGCTATCCAGGACTACAACGCCTATATCGGGCAGTTTCCAAATAACATTTTCGCGGGTTGGGCGGGCTTCCAGAGAAACGACGCCTATTTCGCCGCTACTCCGGCGGCGCAGCAACCTCCCAAGGTGGAATTTCCTGCTGCCCGCGAGTGA
- a CDS encoding nucleotidyltransferase domain-containing protein, whose product MEELLAQLKDKLQAAAGANLKAIVLFGSAARGEYHARHSDLNVLCVLGRTHAEDLEALHEAAAWWEQKKFPAPQIFTLDELRASADIFAIELLDMKTHHRMIYGEDFFEGLDVPMKLHRLQVERELRTNWVKLRQGILMAPHKERVLMRLMDASVSTFVTLFRHALIVLGGDPPAGRRDVIAEIARLSGGRPDAFLAVLDVREGKRQARDVKARETLRDYLDMVERVTDEVDRRLSGSI is encoded by the coding sequence ATGGAAGAACTCCTTGCGCAATTGAAGGACAAATTGCAGGCGGCAGCAGGCGCCAATCTGAAGGCCATCGTACTATTTGGTTCGGCCGCGCGCGGGGAATATCACGCACGCCACTCTGATTTGAATGTGCTCTGCGTGCTCGGGCGCACCCATGCGGAAGACCTCGAAGCGCTGCACGAAGCGGCGGCGTGGTGGGAGCAAAAGAAATTCCCCGCACCCCAGATTTTCACTCTGGATGAATTACGGGCCTCGGCGGATATTTTTGCGATCGAGCTACTTGACATGAAGACGCACCACAGGATGATTTATGGAGAGGATTTTTTCGAGGGGCTGGATGTGCCTATGAAGTTGCACAGACTACAGGTCGAACGCGAGCTGCGGACGAACTGGGTGAAACTGCGGCAGGGTATTCTGATGGCCCCGCACAAGGAGCGGGTGTTGATGCGCCTGATGGACGCGTCCGTATCGACATTTGTCACGCTGTTTCGCCACGCGCTGATTGTGCTGGGCGGGGATCCGCCAGCAGGGAGACGCGATGTTATAGCGGAAATCGCCCGCTTGAGTGGGGGTCGGCCCGATGCTTTTCTGGCGGTGCTGGATGTGCGCGAAGGAAAGCGCCAGGCCCGCGATGTGAAGGCACGGGAAACCCTGAGGGATTATCTGGACATGGTTGAGCGGGTAACGGACGAGGTGGACCGCAGGCTGTCAGGCAGCATATAA
- a CDS encoding GTP-binding protein, with protein MPTTSWKSRAIWSLTGTADASLKIFSKAHLLGIRSFTAVASLCFVFALAPLPGFGGGCRGRLLDAKSGLPIVDGLATMGNNAVKTGGDGVFQVSGAGDVVGIRADGYLRTELPLSSCTSSAPVVTLTPFRPKALYLSFYAIGNSTIRGSAVKLTEKTELNALVIDVKGDRGMISYPSAIPLAREDGAQSTITVRDLKARLSELHRQHLYLIARIVTFKDDTLASAKADLAVKTKDGKVWRDSENMAWTDPFKKEVRDYNIEIAVEAAQAGFDEIQFDYVRFPDNKNVVFSEPNNEAARVDTIAAFLAEARKRLTPYNVFLSADIFGYVCWNQNDTGIGQKVERIGKIVDYISPMLYPSTFQYGIPGDRTPVKDPLDIIRLTLARAQERTGLNPVHFRPWLQAFRDYAFDRRKFGADQIRDQIQAADRFGSDGWMLWNPRNVYTTAGLTMHQMEDITSPWSEQRQEHLNHSRAAGNSTLGGCCAAGVAAK; from the coding sequence ATGCCGACAACATCATGGAAATCTCGCGCTATCTGGTCACTGACAGGGACAGCGGACGCGTCTTTGAAGATATTCTCAAAGGCACACCTGCTCGGCATTAGAAGCTTCACGGCGGTTGCGTCACTATGCTTCGTGTTTGCGCTCGCCCCCTTGCCGGGTTTCGGGGGTGGTTGTCGCGGGCGATTGCTGGATGCAAAGTCCGGCCTTCCCATCGTGGACGGTCTGGCCACCATGGGGAACAACGCCGTTAAGACCGGTGGCGACGGCGTCTTCCAGGTCTCCGGTGCGGGTGATGTGGTCGGCATCAGGGCGGACGGCTACTTGCGTACAGAGCTCCCTCTAAGTTCGTGCACCAGCAGTGCACCCGTGGTTACGCTGACCCCGTTCCGGCCGAAAGCCCTCTACCTTTCATTTTATGCGATCGGCAATTCTACAATCCGCGGCAGCGCAGTTAAATTGACCGAAAAGACCGAACTGAATGCCCTGGTCATTGACGTCAAAGGAGACCGGGGAATGATCTCCTACCCGAGCGCGATTCCTCTGGCCAGAGAAGACGGCGCGCAAAGCACGATCACTGTACGGGACCTGAAAGCGCGCCTCAGCGAGCTGCATCGGCAGCACCTCTATCTGATCGCCCGCATCGTCACCTTCAAAGATGACACGCTTGCCTCAGCCAAGGCCGACCTGGCGGTAAAGACGAAGGACGGAAAGGTCTGGCGCGACAGTGAAAATATGGCATGGACGGATCCTTTCAAAAAGGAAGTCCGCGATTACAACATTGAGATTGCCGTCGAGGCTGCACAGGCGGGTTTTGACGAGATCCAGTTTGATTATGTCCGGTTTCCCGACAACAAGAATGTGGTCTTCTCGGAGCCTAATAATGAAGCTGCACGGGTCGATACAATCGCTGCGTTTCTTGCTGAAGCGCGGAAGAGGCTCACGCCGTATAACGTGTTCCTCTCAGCTGACATCTTCGGTTACGTCTGCTGGAACCAGAATGATACGGGGATCGGCCAGAAGGTCGAGCGCATCGGAAAAATCGTCGATTACATCTCGCCCATGCTCTATCCTTCAACGTTCCAATACGGCATCCCAGGCGACAGGACCCCTGTCAAAGATCCTCTGGATATTATCCGCCTTACCCTTGCCCGGGCCCAAGAACGGACGGGACTTAATCCGGTCCACTTCAGGCCCTGGTTGCAGGCATTTCGAGACTACGCTTTTGACCGCAGAAAATTCGGCGCCGACCAGATCAGAGATCAGATTCAGGCCGCCGATAGATTTGGCAGCGACGGCTGGATGTTGTGGAACCCTCGCAACGTCTACACCACTGCAGGACTGACCATGCACCAAATGGAGGACATAACCAGCCCCTGGAGTGAGCAGCGGCAGGAACATCTCAATCACTCGCGGGCAGCAGGAAATTCCACCTTGGGAGGTTGCTGCGCCGCCGGAGTAGCGGCGAAATAG